In Cystobacter ferrugineus, the following proteins share a genomic window:
- a CDS encoding SDR family oxidoreductase — protein MIVITGATGQLGHLIVEKLLARVPVEQVGVSVRDPEKAQDLAARGVRVRRGDFTDPKSLTQAFEGASQVLLVSSNAAAYGGDTLAQHRSAIDAARASGARRVVYTSHMAASPSSAFPPAIHHAVTEQMLRGSGLAWTALRNGFYASSARLVLEQAVKTGVLETSPDGKIAWTTHADLAEAAAVILANEGQYDGPTPPLTAAEALDFGELCAVASDLLGRPIRRGIVPEEQLRANFAALGMPAMAIERSLGLYRASHNGEFATIDPTLQKLLGRVPTRVHAVLADTRGRTAATGP, from the coding sequence ATGATCGTCATCACCGGTGCCACCGGTCAGCTCGGCCATCTCATCGTGGAAAAACTCCTCGCCCGCGTCCCGGTCGAGCAGGTGGGTGTGAGTGTTCGTGACCCGGAGAAGGCCCAGGATCTCGCCGCTCGGGGTGTCCGGGTTCGGCGAGGCGACTTCACTGATCCGAAAAGCCTCACGCAGGCCTTTGAAGGTGCCTCACAGGTGCTGCTCGTCTCATCGAACGCGGCAGCGTATGGCGGCGACACCCTCGCTCAGCACCGCTCGGCCATCGACGCCGCTCGGGCTTCCGGTGCACGGCGCGTCGTTTACACCAGCCACATGGCCGCGAGTCCGTCATCCGCTTTCCCACCGGCGATCCACCACGCGGTGACCGAGCAGATGCTTCGAGGATCGGGTCTCGCCTGGACCGCGCTCCGAAACGGCTTCTACGCCTCGAGCGCGCGCCTCGTACTGGAACAGGCCGTCAAGACCGGCGTCCTCGAGACGTCGCCCGACGGCAAGATCGCTTGGACCACCCACGCCGATCTCGCGGAGGCGGCCGCGGTGATCCTGGCGAACGAGGGTCAGTACGATGGCCCGACGCCGCCGCTCACGGCCGCGGAGGCGCTCGACTTCGGCGAGCTGTGTGCCGTGGCGTCAGACCTCCTCGGGCGCCCGATCCGCCGAGGCATCGTGCCGGAGGAGCAGTTGAGGGCGAACTTCGCGGCACTCGGGATGCCCGCGATGGCGATCGAGAGATCACTCGGTCTCTACCGTGCCAGCCACAACGGCGAGTTCGCCACGATCGATCCCACTCTCCAGAAGCTGCTAGGGCGAGTGCCAACACGCGTGCACGCGGTGCTGGCCGACACTCGTGGCCGAACGGCTGCCACGGGCCCATGA